Part of the Flavobacterium sp. MDT1-60 genome, CATAACTGTGTGTATTAACCATTGATTCTCTTATTTTTTTTCTCGCTCTCGAAAGTGCTACCCGAATAGCAGTTTCATTCATGTTGACAATTTTCGCAATTTCATCAAATTCATATTGCTCAACATCGCGAAGCTGAATTAATATTTGGAGTTGCTCGGGCAACTGATTTATAATTTTCTCGACCCATTCCAAACTATCAGAATCTTCCAGTTTTTTGTCTAACTGTGGTTCACGATCTGTATAGTTATTATGAACGATTTTTAAATTTCCGGCTCTTTTAGATTTTAACTGATCCAGGCAATAATTCTTGGTCATTGTCATCGCGACAGCTTCTATATTATTATAGGCGTCTAAATTCTCTTTTTTGTTCCATAATTTCACCATTACTTCCTGTGTTGCATCTTCAGCTTCTTCAGTACTAGTGAGTAATCTTTTTGCCAGACGAAAAACTTTGTCTTTAAAAGGATTAATCAATTCTATAAATGCAACTTGATTCATAATTGGTTATTTGTTGGTTTTTGGTCGGTTATACGTTACTTCCTGAATTATGATTTTTTTCAATTAACCAATATTTAGAAGTACGCTTATATAGTCAAGACGAGGCACTATTATTTTTGTTACAGCGTGTTTGTGATTTTTTTTTGAAAAAATAACTTAAACTGAATATAGTTAAAACTAAAGGTAGTATTTTTACGTTAATATATTATTGATACTACTATACATACCTATATGAAAACAATATTAAAGAGTTTATTGCTTGTGTTTTTGCTGGCTTTTGCGCTGCAATCATGCGAAGATCAGGATGATGTTGCTGCTCCGGCAGATTTACAAGTGAATGATTTTATCTGGAAAGGATTGAATCAGTTTTACTTATGGCAACCTGATGTTCCTAATTTAGCTGATGATCGTTTTAGCTCTCAGGAAGCGCTTAACTCTTTTTTAAAAGGATATTCTGAACCCGATGATTTATTTCAGGATTTACTGAATAAACCAAGTAGTAAATTCCCAAAAGGGCAGGCAATTGACCGTTTTAGCTGGATTGTTGACGATTATACTGTTTTGGAAGGAGAACTTCAGGGAACTACAAAAAATGATGGAGTAGATTTTAGATTGAGTTACAAACCGGGAAGTACAACAGAATTAGTTGGGTTTGTTCGTTACATTATTCCAAATTCTGACGCTTCAACTAAAGATATTAAACGTGGTGATCTTTTTACAGCCGTAAACGGAACACAATTAACAGTTTCAAATTATCAGGGACTTTTGAATGCTGACAGCTATACACTGAATATGGCAACTATCAATGGAACAACCATTACTTCTAATGGTAAAACAGTGGCTTTGGTTAAAACTACATTAGATGAAAATCCAATTTTTATCAATAAAGTAATTGTATCGGGAAGCCATAAAATTGGTTATTTAATGTATAACGGATTTTATGCTAATTATGATGCCCAGCTTAATGATGCTTTTGCTACATTAAAATCACAAGGAATAACTGATTTTGTTTTGGATTTAAGATATAATGGTGGAGGTTCGATTCAAACAGCATCAAGATTAGCAAGTATGATTACTGGTCAGTTTGCTACTAAAATTTTTGCTAAAGAAAAATGGAATCCAAAGGTAAATGAATATTACGAAAGCGAAGATCCGGAATCGTTGAATGTCAGGTTTCCTGATAAAATAGACGGAGCTGCAATCAATAGCCTGAATTTATCTAAAATATATATCATTACTACAGATGGAACTGCTTCTGCAAGTGAATTGGTTATCAACGGACTTGTACCTTATATTTCTGTAGTTCAGGTAGGAGAGACGACGGTTGGTAAAAATGTAGGTTCAGTTACTTTGTATGATTCACCTAGTTTCGGGAAAACAAACAGAAATCCAAATCATAAATATGCTATGCAACCTTTAGTTTTAAAAATTGTAAACTCTGCTGGTTTTGGAGAATATACAGACGGGTTAGCCCCAACTTATGAGCAATTAGAATATATTACCAATATGGGGGTTTTAGGAGATCCATCTGAACCTTTATTGAATTTAACAATTTCTAAAATTACAGGTTCAACCGCGAAGAAAATACAACAAGACAGAACGCAAGCTTTAAGAACGTTTACTAATGTTAAAGCAATGAACGGAATAAGAAATCAAATGTATATTGAAAAGGCACCGGAAGGGCTTTTAAGAGCATTGAAATAGATATGAATAGGAATAAAAAGGAAAAAAGGCTTTCAGAAATGAAAGCCTTTTTTACAAAAAAAATCCAAAAACTAATTTAAAAATAAAGGTATTAATCGTTGAAGTAAAAACCATTTGGTCCTACACCAACCGTTAATTCTTTTTGCAAACTTCCACTTAAGTTGTAGATGTAAGCTTTGCTGTTGGATCCGAAATCACCACCATCAGCAATAAATATTTTATCATCGTTTACAGCAAAACCATAAATTGAACCGCCTGCAGGTAGACTTGCAGTTGCAATTGCTGTCGTTGAAGCTGCTGTTGCGTTAGTCGTAATTGCGTATACTGAGTTGTTAGAGGTATAATAAACCTTATCATTATAAATGTCTAAGTATCCGGCTCTGTCTAAAGATGCAGGGAAAGTAATTTTAGTAACCGACTTATCAGATAATTTTACTTTTACAATTTCACTTCTATTATTACCATAAGGAGCTCTCAAAACATATAAAATACCATCTTCAACTTCCATACTGTCACCACTGTAACCAATTGTTACCGGAGTTTCTAATGTTTTTGTTGCAGGGTTTACTACCAATACCTTATCATTAGAAGAATCTGTAATGTATAATTTATTGTTTTCCAATAAAATTCTATTTGCAGTTGCGCCCAATTCGATTTTAGATTCTACTTTATTAGTAGCCAAATCAATTACTGCAATATAATCATCAGTATCTCCAGTTGCCGGGTTGATGTATGAGTAAGTGTTTGCATTCGTTACATAAGCTTTTCCGTCTTTTACAACTCCGTATCTTGGGTTAGCAAGACCTGTTTCAACTTTTGCAATTAATTTAAAAGTATATCTGTTTACAACGTTAATTACGTTTGATCCACCAGCAATGATATACGCTTTATCTCCATCAAAAAAGATGTTTTGAAGATATACTCCAGCAAAGTCAGTAGCATTTGCGGTTTTGTAAACATCTGCTGTAAAATTGGCTAAATCATCACTTACGAAAGAAACTGAACCACCATCAGAATTTCCTTCGTTTAAGATGAAAAAACCATTATCATATACTCCTTTTGGATCATTATTGTCATCATCGTTTGAACAAGAAACAAAAAGCGATACGCTTAATGCTACTAAAAATAATCTGGTTAACTTCATTATATTAAAATTTAAGGTTTAAGTACATATTAAAATTTCTTCCTGGCATTGGTCTGTTTTCAAGGCTTTCATAATTTTCATTCCAAAGATTTAAAACCTGAAATCCTAGTTTGAAAGAGCTTAAAAATTTAAAATCATAATCGATTCCTATATTTGAAACCATATAAGCATCTACAATTTCATTTGGATCATTATCAGCTTGTCTATAGACAAAACCGTTATACAAAAATTGATAATAAGCTGAAATAGTATTTCTGGAATAAGAAACTGCTGCCGTAACTTTATTAAAAGGAACAAAAAAGAGTTGTTTGTTTGTCTCCAGATCTTCCGAAACCGTGTAGGCATAAGTGGCATTGGCGCCAAAATAATTTTTGCCATACTGTTTTTTCCAACTCAATAAAGTTTCGGTTCCGTAAGTATTGACCTTATCTGTGTTTTGCGGTGTCCAGATTCCGTTGCTTCCGGGAACCCAACGCAATAAATCGTTGATTTTGATATAGTAGAAAGTCTGCGTAAACGAAATGTTTTTATAAGTAAACACATTTCCAATTTCTGCCTGATAAGAACTTTCAGGTTTCAAATCCGGATTTCCGCCTTCTTCCCAATACAAATCATTGAAGGTTGGAATTCTGAAATTTCGGGACAAATTCAATTTCAAATTATATAATTTTCCAAATTGATAAGAAGATCCCAAAGAGAATAAAACAGGCGATTTATAATTATCCGTAAATTCTTTTCTGATGCCAAATTCGCTTTTCCAATCTTTTGAAAAATCTTGTTTTATCAATAATGCTGCAGAACTAATTTCTCTGGTATTATCACCAAAACCACTTCCAAAACCTTTGGTTCGGTTGTAATCTAAAATTCCGTTTATTTGTGTCGATTTAAAAAAGGTATATCCTAAATCACCTTTAGCAATAAAGCTTTCCGTTTTTCCGAAAGTATATTGATTAGTCGAATTATCGGCAAAATATTGATAGTTCTCGAAAATATAGGCGGTTTTTAAATTGGTAGTAAACTTGCCAAAATTCCCATCGTATTCCAATAAATTTCGATTGAAGCCATTAACGTACTTGCTTTTGGTTTCTGTTTCTGTTATTAGCGAAGTATTTCGGTCTGTGTTAGAGGTTTGGCTGTATAATTTTAAACTGTTTTTTGCATCAAATTTATAACCTAAATTGGCGCTCATGGTAAAAACATCATATTGTCCGTTTTGGTTCCAGCGCTGTTCGCCTTTCCAGGTATATTGATTCAGGTATTTGTAATCGTTTGTCGAACTGTTTTTAGAAAAACCAATCTGAGCACTCCATTTTTCGTTCGAAATAGTAGTTTTATAATTGATTCCGATAGTATTGAAACTCCCGTAATCCAATTTCAGATTATTCTCAAAACGTTTGTAGAAACTCAAATCATTATTTAAATGTACAGTTCCTCCCACGGCGCCACTTCCATAAATAACACTTCCTCCACCGGCTTTTACGCTAACCGAATTATAATCGGAACCTGAAATTGTATTAAAATCAGTACTTCCGTTCATTTGAGAATTGATGTTGATTCCGTTCCAGATTACAGCTGTCTGCGATGAAGTTGTTCCTCTAAAGGCAACTGTCGAAAGCATGCCGCGTCCGTATTCTTTGAAATAAATGGTTGAATTGAAATTTAAAAGATCCGTTAATAAAGCTTCATTTTTATTGATGACAGAATCATTAAGCTTTAAAACCGATTGTGAAGTGGAATATTTTTTAAGATTAGCGTCAGAAACTACAACCGTTTTCAGTTTTGTAATAGAATCATTTTGCGCCAAAAGAATCTGGCACAGCAACAGCAAACAAAAAGCGAAACGTTTTTTTAAAGTCATAATTTCTACACTCTTTTTCCCGAGAGTTCGATATTTGTTATAAAGGCAGGTCTCCTGGCTTGCGTCTTGTTGTTTACCTTCCCATTCGCTAGGCGAACAGTGGTTTTGTAGTTAACAACAAGCATTCTTTTCAGAACTTAGCTTACAGTTGCGGGTACAGCTCAAGATTACTTGATTCCCTTTTAATGTGTTTTTATAATTAAAACACAACCTTAAATTTCGGGCAAAGATAAAGTTAAAAATATTGAATTATCAAATTTGTTTTACTTTTTAAGTCAAATTCTAAACAAAACCATTCTTATAGCTCGATTTTAATGACTTCACCAAAATCTACTTTGTTTTGAAAAGCATCTTTTAAGGGTAAGGAAGAATGATGACATAAGATACTTCTGATGATT contains:
- a CDS encoding RNA polymerase sigma factor, with translation MNQVAFIELINPFKDKVFRLAKRLLTSTEEAEDATQEVMVKLWNKKENLDAYNNIEAVAMTMTKNYCLDQLKSKRAGNLKIVHNNYTDREPQLDKKLEDSDSLEWVEKIINQLPEQLQILIQLRDVEQYEFDEIAKIVNMNETAIRVALSRARKKIRESMVNTHSYGIR
- a CDS encoding S41 family peptidase: MKTILKSLLLVFLLAFALQSCEDQDDVAAPADLQVNDFIWKGLNQFYLWQPDVPNLADDRFSSQEALNSFLKGYSEPDDLFQDLLNKPSSKFPKGQAIDRFSWIVDDYTVLEGELQGTTKNDGVDFRLSYKPGSTTELVGFVRYIIPNSDASTKDIKRGDLFTAVNGTQLTVSNYQGLLNADSYTLNMATINGTTITSNGKTVALVKTTLDENPIFINKVIVSGSHKIGYLMYNGFYANYDAQLNDAFATLKSQGITDFVLDLRYNGGGSIQTASRLASMITGQFATKIFAKEKWNPKVNEYYESEDPESLNVRFPDKIDGAAINSLNLSKIYIITTDGTASASELVINGLVPYISVVQVGETTVGKNVGSVTLYDSPSFGKTNRNPNHKYAMQPLVLKIVNSAGFGEYTDGLAPTYEQLEYITNMGVLGDPSEPLLNLTISKITGSTAKKIQQDRTQALRTFTNVKAMNGIRNQMYIEKAPEGLLRALK
- a CDS encoding YncE family protein; the protein is MKLTRLFLVALSVSLFVSCSNDDDNNDPKGVYDNGFFILNEGNSDGGSVSFVSDDLANFTADVYKTANATDFAGVYLQNIFFDGDKAYIIAGGSNVINVVNRYTFKLIAKVETGLANPRYGVVKDGKAYVTNANTYSYINPATGDTDDYIAVIDLATNKVESKIELGATANRILLENNKLYITDSSNDKVLVVNPATKTLETPVTIGYSGDSMEVEDGILYVLRAPYGNNRSEIVKVKLSDKSVTKITFPASLDRAGYLDIYNDKVYYTSNNSVYAITTNATAASTTAIATASLPAGGSIYGFAVNDDKIFIADGGDFGSNSKAYIYNLSGSLQKELTVGVGPNGFYFND
- a CDS encoding TonB-dependent siderophore receptor, translated to MTLKKRFAFCLLLLCQILLAQNDSITKLKTVVVSDANLKKYSTSQSVLKLNDSVINKNEALLTDLLNFNSTIYFKEYGRGMLSTVAFRGTTSSQTAVIWNGININSQMNGSTDFNTISGSDYNSVSVKAGGGSVIYGSGAVGGTVHLNNDLSFYKRFENNLKLDYGSFNTIGINYKTTISNEKWSAQIGFSKNSSTNDYKYLNQYTWKGEQRWNQNGQYDVFTMSANLGYKFDAKNSLKLYSQTSNTDRNTSLITETETKSKYVNGFNRNLLEYDGNFGKFTTNLKTAYIFENYQYFADNSTNQYTFGKTESFIAKGDLGYTFFKSTQINGILDYNRTKGFGSGFGDNTREISSAALLIKQDFSKDWKSEFGIRKEFTDNYKSPVLFSLGSSYQFGKLYNLKLNLSRNFRIPTFNDLYWEEGGNPDLKPESSYQAEIGNVFTYKNISFTQTFYYIKINDLLRWVPGSNGIWTPQNTDKVNTYGTETLLSWKKQYGKNYFGANATYAYTVSEDLETNKQLFFVPFNKVTAAVSYSRNTISAYYQFLYNGFVYRQADNDPNEIVDAYMVSNIGIDYDFKFLSSFKLGFQVLNLWNENYESLENRPMPGRNFNMYLNLKF